A region from the Pelobates fuscus isolate aPelFus1 chromosome 3, aPelFus1.pri, whole genome shotgun sequence genome encodes:
- the LOC134601776 gene encoding interleukin-1 beta-like yields the protein MTMAQVPDMESDLMDNNSDYEESFYDNVYCDTKKSFHDSHCFSGPSSCSGYTPEKDSVFSFRKAVVLVVAIDKLRKRINCHRDFKDTDLLNLFNTIFVQEDIPFETSSSTFASNDQYKYAISKECCIRDSYNKSMALLQSSGKARLVAIYLQELNSEREEKIIMNVYVKQSVSGINKRPVTLGLVGRNLYLSCSSVEGEPKLYLEKVSDIKEVKQDELQRFIFLKSENDATCTFESAACPGWYISTSQAENELVQMKPEADQRYIREFLVLS from the exons ATGACAATGGCACAAGTACCAGACATGGAATCCGATCTAATGGACAATAACAG TGACTACGAAGAAAGTTTTTATGACAATGTTTACTGCGACACTAAG AAAAGCTTTCATGATTCCCACTGCTTCTCTGGACCCAGCAGTTGCTCTGGGTACACCCCAGAAAAAGATTCTGTGTTCTCATTTAGGAAAGCCGTAGTTCTAGTGGTGGCTATCGATAAactaagaaaaaggataaactgCCACCGAGACTTTAAAGACACAGATTTACTCAACCTGTTTAACACCATTTTTGTGCAAG agGATATTCCTTTTGAGACCTCAAGCAGCACCTTTGCATCCAATGACCAGTACAAATATGCAATATCAAAAGAATGCTGCATTAGAGATTCTTATAATAAGTCCATGGCATTGCTGCAATCTTCTGGGAAGGCCAGGCTTGTGGCCATTTACCTACAAGAGTTAAACAGCGAGAGAGAAG AGAAGATAATTATGAATGTTTACGTTAAACAAAGTGTGAGTGGAATCAATAAGCGACCTGTTACGCTAGGACTCGTGGGGCGCAATTTATACCTGTCATGCAGCTCTGTAGAAGGTGAACCAAAGCTGTATTTAGAA AAGGTCAGTGACATTAAAGAAGTAAAACAAGATGAATTACAACGTTTCATCTTCCTGAAGTCTGAAAATGATGCAACATGCACCTTCGAGTCTGCGGCTTGCCCCGGCTGGTATATCAGCACTTCTCAAGCTGAAAATGAATTGGTCCAGATGAAGCCTGAAGCTGATCAAAGATATATCAGAGAATTCTTAGTCCTTTCCtag